The Calypte anna isolate BGI_N300 chromosome 3, bCalAnn1_v1.p, whole genome shotgun sequence genome segment CTGCTGTTTCTAGACAAGAGGAACAGAGTACCACAGATGGTAAGCGAGGCTTAATATCTATCAAATTACACATGAAATCTATACTGAAGGAGCTGTCTCACCGGTTGTCTGTCTTAGTAATTTAACTTTGTGCACAGTTAGGTCTGAGAACACGATTCTCAAATGTTGAGAAAGAATTCTAAAACTTTGCTTAGAGCGTTTTGATaaatatgtgtatttatttttcttccaagtagCCAAACAACTATAAAAGGTTTCACAGAGAAGCTGTAGAATCTTCATCTTCAGAGATACTCAGGATTTGATGGATATGACCTCAAGTGAAGTGCTATAGCTTTGAAGCTGAATCTAACTTCCAAGCTGGCCCTACTTTGCGAGTGGGAAGAAGAAATACACAAGATCACCCTCATCAGATGTATGAATCAGTGTTTAATACGCAATGTATTGCAGGTTGTATCATTTTCTTAATAAGAAAATTCATGTTAGGGTAGCAAGTGTCTAAGCTAGCTCCATAATCATATAATAGAGGATACTACAAGTTAATTTACATTTCCACTGAAGCTTGCTGCACCTTGAATACTTGAGATATCAATTAAATACCACAAAACATGCATATTGTAGTACACTACAAATATACATAGATTAAATACACCAAGGCTAACTACATTAATAATTTATTGCACACTGGTCTGCAACatctggttggctttttttgtgaaCTCACCCTAATACCTAAGTTTTTCTCCTTCTATCTCTTGTACATTATTAGTAAACAACTGCATCCACTACTGCAATAGATGGGGTTACAGTGAATAGTTCCTGACAGCACAGGATAATGATAATATTAAGGAATGCCATGTTTATGTTGTttaaatatacacacatatCTTTTGAAGTAAGTGACTGAGTGGCCAGTGATCTATGAAATTTATgaaagttttaattaattaactaatttttaattaatttatgaaAGTTAAAATAGACTGCAGGTTCAAAAAGTCTGCAACAGGAACAGTATTGATATAGGATGCTAGAAGCATCAGACTCCAACACAAATCATCAAGCATGACAGAAGTAAATTGCTGCTCTCTagcatttacattaaaaaaaaaaaaaaaaagtaaatcatgTAACATCCTATGCTGCTGGAAGAACAATTCACCAGCCTCTGCATTTGACATTATCAACCTTGATAAAGGCTTTATGCTATGAACCAGCAGCATAAAGACACTAAGTATAACAGACAAGCCATCAAGGAGACAGACACTCAAAACTTGTTGCTATATTCCAAATACTCTAACCTCcaaattaaagcaaaagaaaatacatttctctccaaattaattaaaacaaaattcaaagcTAGATGTCTGCCAGTACAGGAGaccaattatttaaaattaaggacaaaatattttactaacCAGCTGTAAAGTCCAgttcttcagagaaagaaactgcagtcacaaaaagagaaaggcaCAGAAGTTAAAGAACTAAtaaaattagaggaaaaaatgtgattGGAATTCTGAAAATATCTACAATCTACTCTTGTAACTCTTAGAAGGCATACTTTCATTTAACTAGGAACTGTGAATGACTAAGTGTGCAAACAGGCTGTGAGTGTTAAATGCATCAAATGCAGTGAATTCATAATCATGCTTTATTTTCGCTAACCTTAGCACTGCAGATAATTACAGCTGATTTTATTCATAAAAACAGTCCAGGGCAGGGGGGCAGTTATGTACCAGATGGTTATGGGGTTTAAATTTAATACCCTCCTGCATTTGTTGCAGGGGAGCTTCTGATACTCTGCTTTAAATTCTCACAGAATCAGCACCATCACACTGCCATCAGGATCGTTGAGTTACCAGAAGCGCTGCAATGGTGCAGAACTTTTGAAGCTTGTCTTTGCAAATCTTTATCTACCATTACAAACAGACTCCTTAAACTTGGCTTAGGAATTGTCTCTGTTGACCTGACATACCCATAGTAGCATAGATTCATCATGGTCTAGAAAAGTAAAGTCTACCagaacttgaggaaaaaaaaaaacctaaccaaccCTGCCAAGAAACCcccacaaagcaaaaaaaaagcaacaaaaagacaaacccaaacaccacaaaaacaaTCCAAGCTACTGTTCCTCATCTATGGGCTTGCAAAAGTCATGTGGACATATGCAGATACATCAATAGACAAAATAAAGGCAGCAATTATATAAAGATTTACCACATGATGTATTTTAAACTATGACTGAATTCTTAAGTataatcaattttaaaaaaacagataaatggGAAATTGCCTCCAATATACTGATATatattttccagcagaaatgatagaagttttgctttttcactgaCAAGGTATTTTGTACCTATGCTAGCCTATATTATCCTGCAATTCTCAGCTGTGCACTTCTTCCTCCAACAACATATGAGTCTTGGTTTTTATTAAAAGTTGTCAAAGGAACTGTAAAAATCTTCACTAGCACAAAAACATTAGCAGTTACTCACAGCATTGATTtctccagttctgggaccccATGGTGTATTTGGTTCTACAAGCACATCACATTCAAtgcctttttcttcacagagCCCAATACCAGAATCACTTAAAGATACGAAAtagaaacattaattttcatttcacaacTTCAGAATCAGTTTCTTCTTACTCATCAAGTACCAGGAGAAGACAGACCTCCAAGTCAGTCACATAACATTTTTATAACaatctattaaaatataaagataaGAGTGCTTATGCAGACTGAATGACTAAACATCTGCTTGAAATATAACAGGAAAGCTACCTCTAAAAAGACTTATGTCAGCCATTTTAAAATGGGAGAGAAATCAAAACACAGCGTGCACGTGCTAGGTACTGAAGATTAAATTAGTTCAGTAACACATTAACATTGTTCTTACCTATTCTCATCCTTAGTGAAAGGAACAACAATAACATCTCtatgatggagcagatcattCAATATTTTAGTAGTTTGAGATGGCAAAGTATCCCTGTCTTCATCTTCTGAAGGTAATTCAACCATATGGTCCCTCACTTTGCAGCCCTGAGACACATAAACACACAAGATTGCACACTTGAGTTAATGGAAGAATTGACTACAGTAACTTCTTAAGTTTTGTCTCTTAAGGTCCTAGCCTCCTTGGGACACTGCAACAATCTGTAAATCTTATTTTGGAAAAGATCTACACtgttaagcttttaaaaaagtgaGCTACTATTGAAGTACCTTTGGGAGCGTTGTAGGATCAAATCGAAGTACTTTTTGGTTACAACAGGGATATACTCCTGTTCCACTTGAGCCCACAGCACTTCCAACACCTGGATACAGAACTGGCTGTGAATGGTACTGGCAATGGGAGAATTCAGTACACAGGAAAGACTAGATTAGAATAAAAGGAGAGATAACAAGAGATGAGATTACCTACAGACATCAAAATTCTGCACTTATAAATAGCATATACCAAGTTTTATTGTCGTATATTTTCTAAACTGCTTTAATCCCTGCCTCATCCCCAAAAATCACCCCCAAGAAGCCATCTACAGACACAAGTGAGAATGAAAACATACTAACTTGGTTACATCTTGAGCATGCCAACCAATTGACAGTCCCCCAAAGACGCCAATAAACATCCCGCCAGGATTTCAGTTCTTCATGAAGGCTAATTAAGTACTCGTGGACTTCCCAGGTTTTGtctctgcaaaaacaaaaggTCAGGTTGCATTCAGAGTCATAACTCTGTTTTGATACTGCCACCAGAAAGGTGAGGTGGAGAAGAAGCAGAGCATACATCCCCCACTGGTGAAAAGCCTACAGAAGAGTTAGAGTAGGAAGGACACAGCATGGGACAATCATTAAATTCAGACCACGTCAGGAAAGCCTACATCTTTTCACAACATCCTAAACTCAGGGAAAACAATGGATTACAGGTCAATTCATCTCAAGCTCCATATACTGCAAATTTATTAGCTAAGATAAGTATCAAGCCTTTTGGTAATCATTAGAACCATAAAATAGAGCAAAACCCAATACACACGCTAGAAGAAATCAAAAACACACATGCAAATGAGTTCAGTCATATTGCAGTTTTCTGCAATAGAAGTGAAGTactgccattttattttatttcattttaaggcAACATAACAAGTTTCTATGTACCTCCAATGCATCAGCAACTAGGTAAGAATTAAAGTTTGAAAATATAAGATCATGTATTTTTAATCCATATATTTATTTGAGACTTCTTGtcttaaaaacacagcttttgctCCTTTCTAGTGACAAAATTACATACGTCTTCAAAATTCAAAAGAGAATACACAATCTGAACAGTTGTGTATTATTCAGAATAAGCAGATACTGTTTTCTCACAATTTTAAGTCCTGGCCTGAACCATTTTTTACTCTATATACATCTAACCTAGACTGCGAGAGAAGTACTTCCAGCTGGAAGTTATTTATAGGCACCACTAGTGgaccaataaataaaaatctatttttaagtCCTTAAAGATAGGCTTGCATTGGCTCATTAGTGGACACCATCACTTTGCCTAAGAAACGGTAAAAGGATTCTGTGCAGGAAAGCACTAGTACCACGAGGCAGATAATTAGAACCTAAGTAATCCTCTGAGTAACTTTAAAATGCTGCACATTTATATAGTAGGGATTGCGTAGCAGCTACATGCCATCAGATTAAGTAatacaattaattaattttacacAGTTAATCACCAGTCATCCTAACAGGTCATCAGGACAGGGCTGTAAGATTCAATTCTATTTAGTCTGTTAGGTAGAATTTTATCCACATCTTAGAATTACCAGTGGGAAGTAACAGTAAATTCACATTACTTTGGGAGCTGACAGTAAACTGTGTTTTCATTGTTATGAACAAAATACATGTGTTGAGAAAGGTCTCCTGTTACTCATTTCCCAGCATCTTCCTTACAGGGGGCATGTGGAAAGGGGGAAAACTGCAGCTGATCATGCACTGATCTTCATTAAGAAGAGAGTCCAGCTGTTCACAACCATACAGAACTGAATCAAACATTTGTGCCAAATGAATAAATTCTAGAAACAGAATAGGTCCTGGAGGCTCCTCTGACAAATACTTTAGAACAGCAAAATAACTGGCATAGTTTATTTATAGTAGTGTCTAAGCAGGGTGAATACTGGATTTGACAGTATGAAGTCAGTCTAGAAAATACTCTTTAGCATTTCTTTGCTGGCAGAGGTGGATCTATCATTTAGTAACAAACCTTGTAGAAATGCAgcctttaatttaatttgtcaTCAGCTATACATATCTTAAAACTCTTTAATGAAAGAATCAGCTGAGCACTTTCTATTTAAGGCAGTACAACCCAAAATAGCTCTCCCAGTAAAAGAGGCTGTAGTTCTTCCATTTCCATTCTGTAGCAGCactgctgaattaattttaaacatacatcatcatttttttttttcttttttctatatAAGAAGTTGAGTTGTTTCATATTGCTCTTCACATACCATAACTTCATTTTGCAACCTGAGTATCTGGTAATACCTAAACCCGTAGTATTTTTTCAAATCACCTAAAATCATacagctaaatatttttatatatatatacatatatatatatattcactaCCTTATATGAACATAGACAATATTCCCGTGTTGATCAATGTTGATTTTTCCTGGTATGCAAGGAATTCTTCTTTCAGTTTCCTTAGTTAGCAGCTTTTTACATAAACAACATCTagattaaagaagaaaagaaagtatgGGAGTGACAACAGGGCTTTGAAATACCATTTGCCCTTGTGATTGAAGGAGTAATAGAAAAATACCATACCTGTATAACGTTGCTGCATTTCCTCGAGAATCTGGATTTAGGTACTCCGGATCAAAGAGCCTCTCAATCTTCTTGCAGAAAAGTTTACTATTAATGACAGCAACACATCTTACCCAttagaaaaaactgaaaattgctTTATATATAGTGAGACTAACAATCATATTCTCTCATTTTTATAAAGATGAGAGAAAAGAGATCCCCTaatctttttcctcttattaCCCAGCTTCTACCTTGACTGAATGACTTCATTAATGTATACCTCTGTGAAATTACACTACTTTAACTATAAAGTTACAATGCCTTAATCTCTACTGACTTCCACCTTGGCTGTCTGTCAGTCTGCCTTCCATTAATAGGCCCTTATCTTGATATTAATTAAGGTGGAGTCACAATGTATGAAATATTATTCCATCAACAATTCAGCCTTCCATCCATCCTAAATTCTACAGCCAAACATCAAGAGTTCACAGAATCCTGAAGCTAACTGTTCTCTATGAATTAGGCACATGTTGTCCCATTAGAGGTTCCTTACTCTAATCCTGGCTCCCATCTGAATATTAATAATTTGTCCGTCTCTCACAAAAAGCTCTTTCCTTTTGCTCatgattttaatattaaattccGAAGCCACTTCATTATATTCTCTGTTAGATGTACATTATATGAGAATATAAATTGTGTATATGTaatgtatatacatatgtattaaTACATCAAACCACCAATTCCTTAGCTGCTCTGAAACATAATATAAAAAACCTCTACAGCACTTCAGTAGCATATTGCAGAGCAAAAAGATACCTCTTAAATTTGTCTCTTTTGTCCTTCAATTCTTCCACTTCATTATGTGTGAAGAGATCAGCAATGTCTGTGACCAGGTTAGCATTGATACAATTCATGTTACATGGCGTGGCTACAATAGCATTCATATTTTTGTGGCAATaatgaatacatttttctaCCTAGGAAAATCAGAAGCATTAGAAATAATGTTACAGAATTCTAGACAAAGCTGTCTCAAAACACATACTAATTGtttcaagatttttattttttaatatggtaGATTGGAAAACTATTTCAGTTTGacttaaaaatttaaagcaagtCTCAGATTTGTCTAAAAGAGCCTGTGAACTACCATGACTCTGAGTTAGTGTGTGTTCTACTCCAGAAGTTTTCTACAGACCAAAAAACAACTCCACAGGTGTTTCACCTTTCACAGTTAGTACCTTTCAATTGCTTGTAAAAAGAGGACCATACTACACATTATACACAGTATTGTTTGGATCTCAACCAGCTGTTACCCATGTATTTAATTGTGAGTCACCACAATGACAGAACTTTTGTCAAACATTTGAACAAATAAGTCAGTAGATATTACTCACACAGAGATGAAGAATCAGATCCTAATATGCAAGTGTTTTTCGTGTAAAAAGTATGTAAAACAAAGGTATTAATTGATTTAATAACCGTTATTGATACAACCTATCACAAGTAAGATACTGATGTTACTCTAGGTTACTcaacagaaggaaaattcaAGATACCACTATCACATTTAGAAATAACCTAATCTGTACATTTTCTTGCATTGAGATTTTACAAGTATTAGATTACTGCACTGAACGAGAAAGGTggtaaaaatctgaaaatattcttACTGCATCACCCATTTATAACAGTCAAAACATAACAAACATGCTGCTAGACACCTGGTAATTAACTATGCCCTTATGGTAGAGaatctttctttcttaataCTTACTAATGAATCCATCTTCAAGAACTCGGAAGAAATAAGAATAGATATGACATTTGATGGTtctaaaaggcaaaaaaaaatatgggttTTTTACAAGAATTATTTTGATAATTTCATACCACATCCCTCCCTCTGCATATTTAGTATctgttttcagtattattttatgAACACCCTTGTGACTTCATCTTCTATTATGTGGAGCATTTTCCACCTTAAGAAACAAAGTTTTGGTTTGTCATATAAGTGGGCACAGTACAACTATAACAAACTGGAATgaataaaaactggaaaaataggAATTCATAGGAATACAATGACTAAGCCATCACACAACAAGGTTAACTTTCATCTGTTACCATCATGCCCAGCTGAGATTTTGCTTAACATTGCAAGTTATAACTATTCTCTTGGTTTGttcaaaaatttttaaaatgtcagcaaaGGCTTGTAAAGATAAAaaatttttctcaattttttaaagcaaaaaactcTTTTAATATCGCATCAAATTGcattgaaattttaaaaaatattgcaattGCACCAAtagggagcagaggggaaacaaaaccaaaaccaacaagcaTCAGCATTTTAGAACTACCCTTCTGTTCTTGTTCAGAATGGGTCccaataattttaattataaacaTCATATCTCAAAATATATGAAGACCTTTTTCACTGCTTCAGTTTTCAGGACATTCCCTCAAAATTGTCACTATTGACAAATCAGAGACATCTGTCACACTGACTTCTCTAAAAACTGACAAGCTTCAGTGCAACAGTCAGAAACAAAGAGACTGGAGTTGAACTGTGCCAAACCCATTAATCTTCCACTAGCACAGAACATTATGAACCTACAACAAATGACCAACAGACTCTCTTTTACCTAAAGTGGGCATTTCATTAGCTTCAGAATCTTTAGCATTCCTTTTAACATATCTCATCAGCCAGTCGAAGATGTGAACGTCACAGTGCACTGATATGTCCACCTCTTCCCAGCGCTGGGCATCCACGGACAGatattcagcaaaatatttcatttctgaaatcaAAAGGTCTCGAGGACAAATAAAATCTTCTTTGAGGTTTTTAGCTTCATCACACACATGGATCACCATATTTGGcctcaaaaaggaaaacaagccaCAAACCAAATTAGGACCCTAAGCCAATTAGAACACCAAAACGGATCAACAAAGATCTCATCTCCAAATCTGGATTGTGCATTGCAGCACTGATGTCACTAAGTGGTTTTAATCAACATGAGGAAAACAAATTGCAGTTATCAACTACCAATACAAACTATTAATAGAAATTATTGTCAGATAGCATTGCCATGTGAAGAACACAGATGCATATCCTCTGACAGATAATCTCTATGATTTAATTGTTAAGGgaccagagaaagaaaatttctagCTCCAGTTCCCAATTTTGTCACCAATTTGTTATGGGATGCCACCAGAATTAAACGGCCAACTTCCTTGTTCTGCCTTTTCAACTGTATTGAAAAAGAATAGGCAGACATAAATGCATAAACTACTGAGACATCCTTCTATCAGTCCTGTAATCCCTAGATAACAAAACCACAGATCATCTTACCCCTGGCTTTCGTCAGTGTTTTCTCCACCTTCATGGACAGCACCTTTCTCAGATTCCGAAGAACAATTCCTTGCAGAGGTTGTGCTGGGCCTTCCTGaagtaaggaaaaaagattGAATTGGAACAAAAAGATACTATTCAACATCTTGGACACACAACTGAACTACAGCCCTCATGCAGGAGCAACAAGTCTGTTCTACTGTAAGAGGGTATTAGATAATCTAAATTCCTGCTGCAAATTCCTGCACTGGAAACTCAAGACCAGCAGCATTGCTGGGCTGCCCAGATGCTTAGCTGCAAACCCAGATCAGTCCAGTCTCAATACAAAGCAGTAAGATTCATAGTCTTCAGCATTTACTTCTGTTTTATACAAATTAATCTAGTCTTAGAACTATATCATGTAGCTCATTCCAGAAATAAAAGACAACTGTTCTTTAGTTCAAACAGGTTATCTTCACAAACGCACCACATGCAGGGTAACCTGGacacaaaatgctgaaaagttGAGGAGATCTTTTAACCAAATCCAGAGGGTTCTGAGTCAACAGTTAAGATGATCCTGAAACATTCAGGCACTGAATAATTTTTCCAACTGAGATGAACATATCACTGCAAACTGAAAATTCAATAATCTTGCTTTCTAAGTCAGAAAGatcattatctttttttaaataatggaagGGCACATATCTGTCTTCCACTGGAGAAAACCTATAAGTTTATGATTTTCCACAATTACTCCCTACTCTCAGATTGCTAGCAAAAAGAGTTCCAGAAGCATCTCCTCCCTCTCCAGTAATGTAAGAGGCCGTACTCTTCTGAAGAACACTAAAGATAGAACTCTTCATCTTATGGCTAAATAACCATTGCAGACTGACATCAAAAATGACCTGGAAGCTCTATACACTTCAGAACGCAGCAGTTATGTCCTTCAGGAAAATAATCACAACAGAAGcagatgaaacaaaactttCTCAGAAGATAGAACCTAATGCCTTGCGCGGTTAAACCTTAGTAAGGTCATGCTGGAGGGAACAAAGTTGACAAAACAAAGAGATTTACTAGAGAGACCCCAGTAAAACCTTGGAAGTCTGAGTCAGCCACAGCAGTCAGGGCAGCCATTCCACTGCAGGCAGATGACCCACGCTGGCATTAAAACAGACCAGGTAGGAGTCCTAGATTTTGAATGCAAGGTGAAGTGAGTGTTTTAAAGGCAAggcctgtggaaaaaaattacatgtaaGAGTTCTGGCtgcaaatattaaatttttatttgtaacaTGTAAGAGTTCTGGCtgcaaatattaaatttttatttgtaatgcaGTGAAGTTAtttattaaagagaagaaaataatgttgaCAAAATATGTAACACATCCAAATTGATTGGTAGGTCTTAATTTGAccattaatttcttccttatttttccttcctcctaaAGCTTATAGTTTGTTTGACTTCTGAAAGCTAGGAATAAAGGCTATCCTATATGCTTGTTTACTGTCACAACATGCATTCAGAGGGACTTAACAGTAGTTTGCCTTGTAACTGGCAAGTAATAAATGAGCTGTTGTAATGCAGCCAAAACCACAGTCCAGTGCAAAATTAATTTGGTCTGattgctttttcttgctgttattCATGTCTGTGAACAAATCCAAACAGGCCTAAAATTTTTCATCCTAATAATAAGCAGATATGAATAAATCCACTAGGAAGCAACTGATTAATCAAATAACATTTACAAAGAGGCTTTTCTCAGATCCCCAATTCTGACCTATAAAAGTACCTCACAAATAATAAGAAGGTGAATTTACCTGAGCCTATCAGAAAAAGATTAATTATCCCCATTTCATGTCAACAAATTAcatttaaacagagaaaattatttatccaaatttgcagagaaaacaccagaaaaatctCAAGCTAAGATGTAGTAGCAGGAAACGTCAAGATACTTAACTGCACCAACACTTTTCACCTGATTTAcattgttaaaaagaaaacatacagTCATTGTCTAAAGAGTTCtataaacagaattaatttgctAACAGCCTACTGGGATGCTGCTCATCTTCTAATTAGCCACCTATGGGTGCAAGAAGCATTTATTCCACATCATGCATGTAACAAGCAcataactgaaaacaaattgtAAGCATTTTCAGTCTAGATATTCCATATACAGTTTTCAAATACCATCTCTTGATAAGAGATATTAAAAACACTTCATTCGTTCTCCAGCAAAGGTTAAAgaagctctttttcttttgcaaagagAACAGTGACCAGAAAGCTGTAGCACTGCGAAGgacatcaaaaagaaaatgctgtttaaacACTTCACTGTCATCTTAATTTTTATCTCAGATATTATTTACATATTACTGAATCCCATTTTCATGCAACACATTTACCATGCCCTACAAGACACTGAAAACATTGCACTCTACAATGAAAACCACATAGTATCACACAGTTAATTACAGCATCTTATAGGGATGACCATAAAGAAttgttaaaaaatttaattgtgCTGAGTGGAATGCAGCAAGTCCTCTTCTGCCAAATTATTACTTGTAAATACAAGTGATCAAAACATGTTATATGTCATAGCAAGACTGTCTTGCATCAAAAAATAGCTAGACTTCACTCCAACTCCTACAAAGCCATCTTGGCACCAGGCAACACGGCTAACACAAGACTTTTAGCTGAGAGAGAAGGATCTGACCTCAGAGGTTCATCTTCTCACGTTTTTGTAGCTTTTCTACACACaacttctttattattttaataacacaGCTTAATGTGATTGGAAGTGGCTTTAAGTTTAATAGTACAAAACTGTGGATACAAAGCAGAAGAGTGATTCCTGTCCCCACCAAATACCCTAAGCAGAGGATTTAGGATACAGATTAAAGCCTTTCAGAAGGAGAAGCTgttaaaaatacccaaacatCAATTCTTAATCTGAACTAAAAGTGAGTTCATGTATGAACTCCATCTATACTTAACATTCTTTTTCAAAGATGAACAAATACTTCTGGATAGACTTACTGTTTGGGGCTGACAGCATGCACATACTGattataaacaaatatatttctgaatCACTAAAATCATACCTGTTATAGTAATGGAATCCTGACCAACAGCAGGCTCCTGAAACTCTGTCTGTGTATCAAGCAAGGAGGATTTGATGTACGTAGCTAAAGTTTCCACGGGACTTCCACCAGAGGCCATCAGGGGAGTATACTGGTTGTCAACAGGTGAACTTCCACTGCTTTTTAGTTCATCAAACCTTTTTGCACACTGTCACAAGAGTAAATGGTAGCACAATGAAGCAGTAGCTTTCAGTAGATTTTCAGTAACCATAATTTGAGATTCTATTGCATGGCATCTTCTGCTCATTACTGATACTAGACTTATAATGCTTCCCATTCAGTTTTATCAGGAAAGTAAACAAATATACAGTAAAATACTTAGGAGTTACCATAACTAAACTCTCtaacagaaggagaaaaagtaaGGTGGGAAATGTTTCaatctttatttccttaaacCCTCTGATTTTAAGCCTAATcttcaaaaaggaaatttatGGAGAGaggttaaattattttttatactaGTTCTTTTACTATAAACATTGTCAATTATTATTAAAAGTAGCAACAGTAATTGGTTCATAATTGTTGTTCTTTATTACTCTCATTCCAATTTGGACAAAAGGACAAAAGTGATTTCCACTGCAGTTCTATACCCTTTACATTCCTTTTTCTGGTGAACTGGAAAGTCTGCATTTTATAAATGTTTGCTGATTTACAGTGACGATTACTGGTTTGA includes the following:
- the KIAA1841 gene encoding uncharacterized protein KIAA1841 homolog, with protein sequence MNRGFSENNNFPYDNNQMVLDMILCSLIGVPQPINWDSVARLVPGYTSKECAKRFDELKSSGSSPVDNQYTPLMASGGSPVETLATYIKSSLLDTQTEFQEPAVGQDSITITGRPSTTSARNCSSESEKGAVHEGGENTDESQGPNMVIHVCDEAKNLKEDFICPRDLLISEMKYFAEYLSVDAQRWEEVDISVHCDVHIFDWLMRYVKRNAKDSEANEMPTLEPSNVISILISSEFLKMDSLVEKCIHYCHKNMNAIVATPCNMNCINANLVTDIADLFTHNEVEELKDKRDKFKSKLFCKKIERLFDPEYLNPDSRGNAATLYRCCLCKKLLTKETERRIPCIPGKINIDQHGNIVYVHIRDKTWEVHEYLISLHEELKSWRDVYWRLWGTVNWLACSRCNQSFLCTEFSHCQYHSQPVLYPGVGSAVGSSGTGVYPCCNQKVLRFDPTTLPKGCKVRDHMVELPSEDEDRDTLPSQTTKILNDLLHHRDVIVVPFTKDENSDSGIGLCEEKGIECDVLVEPNTPWGPRTGEINAFLSLKNWTLQLKQQSLLSEEEEYTTGSEVTEDEVGDEEEVCRKPAGRKEKLKKSYKHPKKLVSSPSVQKKEKPSDKSSSRDASPFIVSMQQNKWDASRSLRFNQDAQREDDQRRMSEITGHLIKMRLGDLDRVRSKDSKEYAGGIYSRLEAQIKASAQVSARQNNAEKNVRSKSRFGQGRPT